AGATCGACGGCGGCGTGGCGATAGCCCTCGCGCGCCTCCAGGCGGGCCAGCCGCGCCTGCTTCAGGACCGGATCGTAATAGGTGTTGAGGTTGTCCATTCCGACCACGGTATCGCCGCGATCGAGCAGCCGGTGGGCGACGTGGGAGCCGATGAAGCCGGCCGTGCCGGTGACCAGGATAAGCGCCATGCAGCCCGCTTAGACCGTCTTGGCGCGGGCGTCACGCGTTGGCGACGACCCGCAGGGTGGGGGCGGCGCCGGCCTTCTCGCCACGGATCTGGCCGACCAGGTCGAACAGGGCGCGACGGACGTCCTCGACATCGCCCATCTCGGCCAGGCTCTCGATCTCCACGAGGTGGCTGCTGGTGATCCGCAGGGCCGAGGAGGAGACCACCTCCATCACCTTGGGCGCGCAGGGCAGGGAGCGTTCGGTCTCGTCCAGCAGGGCCTCGGTGAGCTTCTCGCCCGGGCGCAGGCCGGTGATCTCGATCTCGATGTCCTTGCCGGGAATGCGGCCGGAGAGCGCGATCATCTGGCGGGCAAGGTCCATGATCCGGACCGGCTCGCCCATTTCCAGCAGGAACAGGCGGGCGTGGGCGCTCTCTTCGTCCTCGGCGCAGGTCGCCGTGGCGTGGAGGACGAGTTGGGCGGCCTCCGGAATGGTCATGAAGAAGCGTTCGATCTCCTCGTGGGTGACCGTCACTGGCCCGCCGCGATCGATCTGCGACTTGAAGATGGGCACAACAGACCCCGCCGAGCCCAGGACGTTGCCGAACCGCACGGCGGAGAACCGCGTGCCCTGGCCGGCCTGCTGAGCCTGGATCACCGCCTCGGCGAGGCGCTTAGTGGCGCCCATGACATTGGACGGATCGACGGCCTTGTCGGTGGAGATCAGCACCATCTGGGCCGCGCCGCAGGACTTGGCCGCCTCGGCCACGTTCCAGGTGCCGACCACGTTGGTGAGCACGCCTTCGCAGGGGTGGCGCTCGACCATGGAGACGTGCTTGAGCGCCGCGGCATGGAAGACCAGGTGCGGCTTTTCCTTCTTGAAGGCCTGCTCCAGGCGGCGCGCATTGCGCACGTCGCAGAGCACGGCGCTGTGCGACAGGGCCGGCCAGGTCTCGGTCATCTCGCGATCGATCTCGAACAGCGAGGTTTCCGAGAAGTCCATCATGGTGACATGGGCGGCCTGGAAGGCGGCCACCTGGCGGCACAGTTCGGCGCCGATGGAGCCGCCGGCGCCGGTGATCAGCACGCGGCGACCTTGGATCAGGGCTCCGACCGCGGCGCGGTCCAGCTCGATGGGGTCGCGGGCCAGCAGCTCCTCGACGCTGATCTCGCGCATGGGCAACAGGGCCATGCCGTCCTGGTGGGCGAGCTCGACGATGGACGGCAGGCGCAGCAGGCGGATGCCGTCGTTCTTGAGCTGTCCCAGCTGGTCCGCGGTCAGGCCGCGAAGGCGGCCGGGCTCGTCCAGGAACAGGATGGCGCGCGGATAGCGGTTCCAGCGGCGCAGGTCGGTCATGGCCGCATCGAGATTGTCCAGACTCTCGATGACGCAGACGCCGCGGACCTGCTGGCCAACGTCGCGGGCGTCGGGGCCGACGATGCCGACCGGGGTCCAGGCGTGGTCGTGGCGGCGGGCCACATCACGCAGATAGCTGTCGGCCAGGGACGGCGGGCCGATCAGCAGCAAGGACGGGGCCTGGGGCGCGCGGTCCTTGACGGTCTTTAGCGGGGCGAAGGAGTCCAGGGCGTGTTCGTGCAGGGCGCGGCGAACGATTCGCGCGCCCATGCAGCCGACCATCTGGAAGATCACCGCCATGGCCAGGGCCGAGCGGGGGAGGCCGTCGGCGCGGTCCATCACGAATACGGTGAGCAGGAAGACGCCGGCCGTCAGGAAGGCCGTGCGGGTGAGCACCAGGGCGTCGGGAATCGACACATAGCGCCACGGCGACAGCTCACGCCGGAAGATGGTCGAGAACACCGCGGCCAGCGCCGCATAGATGCCGACCAGCTGAAGAACTTTCAGCGTGGGAAGGCCAGCAACGCCCAGTTCGAGAATTCGCGCGGAGGAGAGGATGTAGGCCAGGAAGAAAGCGCCGGCAGCGATAAGTGTGTCCGCGACAATGGTCTGGGCCCGATTGGCCATCTGCTCCATGAGTCGCGCTCCGCTCGCCTTAACCGCAACATAGACGCGCGAACGCGACCGTCCAATGAAACTCGGGGACTGAGGTTTAGCTCCCACAGTGGGAGCATTTTTCGCGCAC
This genomic stretch from Phenylobacterium sp. LH3H17 harbors:
- a CDS encoding nucleoside-diphosphate sugar epimerase/dehydratase; translation: MEQMANRAQTIVADTLIAAGAFFLAYILSSARILELGVAGLPTLKVLQLVGIYAALAAVFSTIFRRELSPWRYVSIPDALVLTRTAFLTAGVFLLTVFVMDRADGLPRSALAMAVIFQMVGCMGARIVRRALHEHALDSFAPLKTVKDRAPQAPSLLLIGPPSLADSYLRDVARRHDHAWTPVGIVGPDARDVGQQVRGVCVIESLDNLDAAMTDLRRWNRYPRAILFLDEPGRLRGLTADQLGQLKNDGIRLLRLPSIVELAHQDGMALLPMREISVEELLARDPIELDRAAVGALIQGRRVLITGAGGSIGAELCRQVAAFQAAHVTMMDFSETSLFEIDREMTETWPALSHSAVLCDVRNARRLEQAFKKEKPHLVFHAAALKHVSMVERHPCEGVLTNVVGTWNVAEAAKSCGAAQMVLISTDKAVDPSNVMGATKRLAEAVIQAQQAGQGTRFSAVRFGNVLGSAGSVVPIFKSQIDRGGPVTVTHEEIERFFMTIPEAAQLVLHATATCAEDEESAHARLFLLEMGEPVRIMDLARQMIALSGRIPGKDIEIEITGLRPGEKLTEALLDETERSLPCAPKVMEVVSSSALRITSSHLVEIESLAEMGDVEDVRRALFDLVGQIRGEKAGAAPTLRVVANA